From a region of the Solanum stenotomum isolate F172 chromosome 2, ASM1918654v1, whole genome shotgun sequence genome:
- the LOC125856522 gene encoding uncharacterized protein LOC125856522: MIRKKVFLTYKRKRLPGSDLFPENGTHNTPSECRKSKAVAPLLEEEEKYDNPSFKDEKKDFEDNSEEVQSSKGSKGPLSEGESRSSQKRLCSCIISGSLCDSKCTQKFSRSPLTGLNSSREQDLVSPSSGGERGCNIQDSDSSDLVKLSPEEADTLKDISLIPSVNAVSTSKLSSSLITFQRRAKRDKDAGWADAKGNLEAEDVACLSVVNTACLVAPHDTEKSVAKSCLVDLSADFKHPETTNGGDTYRACAGSPSQMKILLDVNEQPISVKEAPPIDEVADPNSGVGFSGLDDGVASDAFKESSFHSRPQDPSFDGLSRTEVPILSPLEVASNSGSQALDISIPCDSDDKMDRNRSEQASDEHLIPTALEVQLNPPCSLNGNDSMVLHRVPSDKSLELLDNKPEKLTPIHAELPEAGCLSGKAMVDSCAGNSSKNDLLQLLSEDRTYNFFPSASLQENESAHANSKEGKASSLEDKRHCAFTIAESSDFLGLSLPSQALVSRSSQLADVWNQPSEFIQGAASQFSVDASMLHRHQMILDNILNRARSQNGNKRRFAEKLGSPTMWSEEELDSLWIGVRRHGRGNWDVMLRDPRLRFFSWRTPTDLAERWMEEQSKLLHGKSISPVRQLHKADVSSHGMDDVQLSLGHAHSQSEGNIRSQIPFHFPNVQNTSHKLLHLATTNVGTLDSLCLRGKHKRARFNQSENSAGSGVECSFSSRIMNRVSEVGNLPHWLKEVVAIPPRPPGFAPDSSWFIHPWIGPPFSEPNRAHYESMNRLSDLYTTAKTELNNGNADCAHLPMREGKQHCKTEADEKVELIVINSDASSEETISDDCNVRH, from the exons ATGATTCGGAAAAAAGTGTTCTTGACTTACAAGCGAAAGAGGCTACCAGGTTCTGATCTTTTTCCGGAAAATGGGACTCATAATACACCTTCTGAGTGTAGAAAATCAAAGGCCGTAGCCCCTTTGCTGGAGGAAGAGGAGAAGTATGACAACCCTAGCTTcaaggatgaaaagaaagactTTGAG GATAATTCTGAAGAAGTTCAGTCTTCAAAGGGTTCCAAAGGGCCTCTCTCTGAAGGAGAATCGCGGAGTTCACAGAAGAGATTATGTTCTTGCATTATTTCAGGCAGTTTATGTGATAGTAAGTGCACCCAGAAGTTTTCTCGTTCCCCGTTGACAGGATTGAATTCTTCGAGAGAACAGGATTTGGTCTCCCCAAGTTCTGGTGGTGAGAGGGGATGCAATATTCAGGATTCTGATTCCTCTGATTTGGTAAAACTGAGTCCGGAAGAAGCTGACACACTAAAAGATATCTCTCTGATCCCCTCTGTAAATGCAGTTAGTACAAGTAAATTGTCTTCCAGTCTGATTACTTTTCAGCGAAGAGCCAAGCGGGACAAGGATGCAGGCTGGGCAGATGCCAAGGGCAATCTTGAAGCTGAAGATGTTGCTTGCTTATCAGTTGTAAATACTGCATGTCTTGTCGCTCCTCATGACACTGAAAAATCAGTTGCTAAGAGTTGCTTGGTGGATCTTTCAGCAGATTTTAAGCATCCAGAG aCAACCAACGGAGGTGACACTTATCGTGCATGTGCTGGATCTCCTTCACAGATGAAGAT ATTGTTAGATGTTAATGAACAGCCTATCTCAGTGAAGGAAGCTCCACCAATCGACGAAGTAGCTGATCCAAATTCTGGAGTAGGTTTCTCTGGTTTGGATGACGGTGTTGCTTCAGATGCTTTCAAGGAGTCATCATTTCATAGCCGCCCTCAGGACCCTTCTTTTGATGGTTTGTCCAGAACTGAAGTGCCAATATTGTCTCCCTTAGAGGTTGCAAGTAACAGTGGTTCCCAAGCTTTAGATATATCTATACCTTgtg ATAGTGATGACAAAATGGACCGCAATAGGTCAGAACAAGCATCTGATGAACACCTCATTCCAACTGCACTGGAAGTTCAGCTGAACCCTCCttgctccttgaatggaaatgATTCCATGGTTTTACATAGGGTGCCTTCTGATAAAAGTTTGGAATTACTTGACAACAAGCCCGAGAAGCTAACTCCAATTCATGCAGAGTTGCCTGAAGCTGGTTGCTTATCTGGAAAAGCAATGGTTGATAGTTGTGCAGGCAATTCTTCGAAGAATGATTTACTGCAG CTTTTGTCGGAAGATAGAACCTACAACTTTTTCCCATCAGCAAGCCTGCAGGAAAATGAGAGTGCTCATGCTAATTCTAAAGAAGGAAAAGCTTCCTCGTTAGAAGACAAGAGACATTGTGCGTTTACTATAGCAGAATCCTCAGATTTTCTTGGTTTGTCACTGCCAAGTCAAGCTTTAGTTTCGAGATCCTCACAGTTGGCTGACGTATGGAATCAACCAAGCGAATTCATTCAAGGAGCAGCTTCTCAGTTTTCTGTTGATGCATCAATGCTTCACCGACATCAAATGATCCTGGATAACATTCTTAATAGAGCAAGATCTCAAAACGGAAACAAGAGGAGATTTGCAGAAAAATTAGGGTCTCCAACCATGTGGTCAGAAGAGGAGCTAGATTCTCTTTGGATTGGTGTGAGGCGGCATGGAAGAGGTAACTGGGATGTGATGTTGAGGGATCCAAGACTGCGCTTTTTTTCCTGGAGGACACCAACAGACTTGGCAGAACGGTGGATGGAGGAACAGTCGAAACTTTTACATGGAAAATCCATTTCCCCTGTGAGACAGTTACATAAAGCTGATGTTTCGTCCCATGGTATGGAtgatgttcaactttcacttgggCATGCACATTCCCAGTCAGAGGGGAACATCCGGAGCCAAATACCATTTCATTTTCCAAATGTTCAAAATACTTCGCACAAATTACTTCACCTGGCTACAACAAATGTAGGGACCTTAGATTCTCTCTGTCTCAGGGGAAAACACAAAAGAGCTAGATTCAATCAATCCGAGAACTCTGCAGGTTCAGGTGTTGAATGTTCATTCAGTTCTCGAATTATGAACAGAGTGTCTGAAGTAGGTAATTTGCCTCACTGGCTTAAGGAAGTGGTTGCTATCCCACCCAGGCCTCCTGGATTTGCCCCAGATTCTTCATGGTTTATCCATCCATGGATTGGTCCACCGTTTTCTGAACCTAACCGAGCTCATTATGAATCAATGAACAGACTGAGCGACTTGTACACTACAGCAAAAACTGAGCTGAATAATGGTAATGCTGATTGTGCTCATCTCCCTATGAGAGAGGGGAAGCAACATTGTAAGACAGAAGCAGATGAAAAAGTTGAGCTGATTGTCATCAATAGCGACGCCTCATCAGAGGAGACGATATCAGATGATTGTAATGTAAGGCATTAA
- the LOC125855768 gene encoding probable receptor-like protein kinase At1g11050: MVVVLIKAVFFFQICLIFANLTAPSPEDADCGLNFTSSPYKPSGECIAIDQEIIHEWDSFPTTRCCQNALNFFTQALAKQAIQKGNLFLHKDQWGRCASGSFEHQPSVSIDKCGLNSLYQQSSQCSTLSLTSILQDHNFKDVRDNCSSFTSSNFDHACKDCTSAIKSARDHLLHQFNANDNETERAICIVAVVISVTTTKLNDPSLIDDFFRYKSSEDYIKIKYSLAKALVAIVLAIFVMMMAIFLVKYVTRNARAGRKLLLSKPKMFASCPGLYTFSKAEIENAINNIDEKKFLGRGSAGQVFKGVLPSGQVVAIKQIYRSNTSDSFSRELENLSRVRHPNLVCLFGCCIEDGEQYLVYEYCSAGNLAQHLLRKERVLSWEQRVKILRDCALALRYLHSYIDGFIVHRDIKLTNILLTEDLEAKLSDFGLAKMLGMEESKVFTDVRGTIGYMDPEYMSNAKLTCASDVYSFGIVALQVLSGQKVIELDLDARDQLTRKAKDVSMGKRELKDFEDPQLKGEVNSVDFESILQIAVLCVAKSSKGRPTIEVVVEEMEKVLKNTLSDKKAAEQSALPVLRRSHSVGHVIPLAKLLPVCETTFWFLRTFVICCIMVVTTNILLDEDFTPRLSDYGLAKLAGGGNKSHISPRVMGTYGYCAPEYERSGELSFKSDVYSFGVVLLEIITGRRAVDTTRPTEEQNLVAWAQPIFRNPKRFREMADPLLKNKFPERSLNQAVGVAAMCLQEEPSVRPLISDVVAALTNLNVDEPIPESPPSPEKDNNTDTDEYELKSSDNEALPNKNEDESSENDEQNVHYNQQNVFDSYEDDGASSDYGYGSTSGSSENEKEDISLEPGEGMPTKSVKWSSESRCKSKIKSSSRTINSTSRRKSKVKRSASIISNDDTEKEDTFNLKDNNNHKQQNNVKSKTVSFSGFSSQSSDDAESDGENNIGSNQSRHVQFRS, from the exons TACAAACCAAGCGGTGAATGCATTGCTATTGAtcaagaaatcatccatgaatgGGACAGTTTCCCCACCACAAGATGCTGCCAAAATGCCCTCAACTTCTTCACACAGGCATTAGCCAAGCAAGCAATTCAGAAAGGGAACCTCTTCCTCCATAAAGATCAATGGGGACGTTGTGCCTCTGGATCCTTTGAGCACCAGCCCTCTGTTTCCATCGATAAATGTGGACTTAATTCCCTCTATCAACAAAGCAGCCAATGTTCTACCCTTTCTTTGACAAGTATTTTGCAGGATCACAATTTTAAGGATGTCAGGGATAACTGTTCAAGTTTCACTTCCTCCAACTTCGACCATGCTTGCAAGGATTGCACAAGTGCCATCAAGTCTGCCAGGGATCATTTGCTCCATCAGTTTAATGCAAATGATAATGAAACAGAGAGAGCTATTTGTATTGTGGCTGTTGTTATTTCAGTTACTACCACAAAATTAAACGATCCCTCTTTAATCGACGATTTCTTCAGAT ATAAGTCAAGTGAAGATTACATTAAAATCAAAT ATTCTTTGGCGAAAGCATTAGTTGCAATTGTTTTAGCAATATTTGTGATGATGATGGCGATCTTTCTTGTTAAATATGTAACAAGAAATGCTAGGGCTGGACGAAAGCTTCTTCTTTCAAAGCCAAAGATGTTTGCTTCTTGTCCAGGGCTATATACTTTCTCAAAAGCTGAGATTGAGAACGCGATAAATAATATAGATGAGAAGAAATTCCTGGGACGCGGTAGTGCAGGGCAAGTTTTCAAAGGGGTTCTTCCCAGTGGACAAGTAGTTGCTATCAAGCAGATATATAGAAGTAACACATCCGATTCCTTCAGTAGAGAACTCGAGAATCTTTCCAGAGTCAGACATCCTAATCTTGTTTGCCTCTTTGGGTGTTGCATTGAAGACGGTGAACAATATTTAGTCTACGAGTATTGCTCTGCTGGAAATCTAGCTCAACATCTTCTGA GGAAAGAGAGGGTCTTAAGTTGGGAACAAAGGGTAAAAATCTTAAGAGATTGTGCACTTGCATTGAGGTATCTCCACAGCTACATAGATGGATTCATTGTTCATAGAGATATTAAG CTTACAAATATCCTTTTAACAGAGGATTTGGAAGCAAAGCTATCAGATTTTGGGCTGGCAAAGATGTTGGGAATGGAAGAGAGCAAAGTGTTCACAGATGTACGAGGGACGATAGGTTATATGGATCCAGAATATATGAGTAACGCGAAGTTGACCTGTGCAAGTGACGTGTACAGCTTTGGTATAGTAGCTTTACAGGTTCTTTCTGGTCAGAAAGTGATTGAACTTGATTTGGATGCCAGAGACCAACTAACAAGAAAA GCAAAGGATGTGAGCATGGGTAAACGTGAACTAAAAGACTTTGAGGACCCGCAACTAAAAGGTGAAGTAAACAGTGTGGATTTCGAGTCCATACTTCAAATTGCAGTGCTCTGTGTTGCCAAATCAAGTAAAGGCCGTCCAACTATAGAGGTTGTTGTTGAGGAGATGGAGAAAGTCTTGAAAAACACATTGTCTGATAAG AAAGCCGCGGAGCAAAGTGCATTACCCGTATTAAGGAGATCACATTCAGTTGGTCATGTCATTCCT CTAGCAAAGCTGCTTCCTGTTTGTGAAACCACATTTTGGTTCTTGAGAACATTTGTGATTTGTTGCATTATGGTGGT AACTACCAATATTCTATTAGATGAAGATTTTACTCCTAGGCTCTCTGATTATGGCCTTGCCAAGCTTGCAGGTGGAGGGAATAAGTCACATATATCACCGAGGGTAATGGGAACGTATGGTTACTGTGCTCCAGAGTACGAAAGATCTGGTGAACTCTCTTTCAAGTCAGACGTATATAGTTTTGGAGTTGTTTTACTTGAAATTATTACAGGGCGCCGTGCAGTGGATACTACAAGGCCCACAGAGGAGCAAAACTTAGTTGCTTGG GCACAACCGATTTTCAGAAATCCGAAAAGGTTCAGAGAAATGGCGGATCCACTTCTCAAGAACAAGTTTCCTGAGAGAAGTTTGAATCAAGCAGTTGGAGTTGCAGCCATGTGTCTACAAGAAGAGCCATCAGTCCGTCCTTTAATCAGTGATGTCGTAGCTGCTCTTACTAACCTCAACGTGGATGAACCGATTCCTGAATCTCCACCGTCTCCTGAGAAAGACAACAATACAGATACAGATGAATACGAGCTGAAGAGTTCAGATAACGAAGCCTTACCAAATAAGAATGAGGATGAGAGCAGTGAGAATGATGAACAAAATGTTCATTACAATCAACAAAATGTTTTCGACAGTTATGAGGATGATGGAGCAAGTTCTGATTACGGATATGGAAGTACATCAGGATCTTCAGAGAATGAGAAAGAAGACATCAGTCTTGAACCTGGAGAAGGAATGCCAACAAAATCTGTCAAATGGAGTTCGGAATCAAGATGTAAAAGCAAGATAAAGTCATCCTCTCGAACCATAAACTCAACCTCAAGACGTAAAAGCAAGGTAAAACGCTCTGCAAGTATCATCTCAAACGACGATACTGAAAAGGAGGACACATTCAATTTAAAAGACAATAACAAtcataaacaacaaaacaacGTAAAGTCCAAGACTGTAAGTTTTAGTGGTTTTTCGAGTCAGAGCAGCGATGATGCAGAATCAGACGGTGAAAATAATATTGGTTCAAATCAGTCAAGACATGTACAATTTAGATCATGA